From Opisthocomus hoazin isolate bOpiHoa1 chromosome 10, bOpiHoa1.hap1, whole genome shotgun sequence, a single genomic window includes:
- the ARPP19 gene encoding cAMP-regulated phosphoprotein 19: MSAESPEPASAEEQKEMEDKVISPEKVEEAKLKARYPHLGQKPGGSDFLRKRLQKGQKYFDSGDYNMAKAKMKNKQLPTAAPDKTEVTGDHIPTPQDLPQRKPSLVASKLAG, from the exons ATGTCTGCCGAGAGCCCCGAGCCCGCCTCGGCCGAGGAGCAGAAG GAAATGGAGGATAAGGTGATCAGCCCAGAAAAAGTTGAAGAAGCAAAATTGAAAGCAAGGTATCCTCATCTGGGCCAGAAGCCAGGAGGCTCAGACTTCTTGAGGAAGAGGCTTCAAAAAGGA CAAAAATACTTTGATTCTGGTGATTACAACATGGCTAAAGCAAAGATGAAGAATAAGCAACTGCCTACTGCAGCTCCTGACAAGACAGAAGTCACTGGTGACCATATTCCTACTCCACAGGATCTTCCACAGCGGAAACCATCTCTTGTTGCTAGCAAGCTGGCTGGCTGA